GGCTTCACGGGCCTGCTCAGTCTGTTCAATATCGGCGGGCGCTTCGCATGGGCCAGCTTTTCGGACAAGCTCGGCCGCAAGATGACCTACTGCGTGTTCTTCGTGCTGGGCCTGATCCTGTACGCGTCGATTCCGTGGTCGGCGCACGCGGGACACCTGGCGCTGTTCGTGGGCGCCTTCTGCATCATCCTGTCCATGTACGGCGGCGGCTTCGCCACGGTGCCGGCCTATCTGGCGGACCTGTTCGGCACCCAGATGGTCGGCGCCATCCACGGCCGGCTGCTGACGGCCTGGTCCGCCGCCGGCATCTTCGGGCCCATCCTGATCAGCTACCTGCGCGAGTACCAGCTATCCATCGGCGTGCCGCGCGCCCAGGTGTACGACATCACCATGTACATCCTGGCCGGCATCCTGGTGGTAGGTCTGCTGTGCAACCTGGCCGTGCGTCCCGTCAATCCCAAGCACTTCATGAGCGAGGAGGAACTGGCCAAGGAAAAAGCCCTGGCGCACGAGCGCGCCATTGCGGCCGAGGCCGAAACGCAGGCCGGCGGGATCAATGGCGGGCGCACGCCCACCGTGGTTGTCGCCCTGGCATGGGCCTGCGTCGGCATTCCCCTGGCCTGGGGCATCTGGGTGACCCTGCAGCAGGCGGTGGTCCTGTTCCGCTGATGAAAAAGGCGCTGGCGCGGATTGCCCGCTCCAGCGCCCTGGACGCTGCGACACCGGATCGCGCGATCCGGCGCGTCCGCCGATTACTTCTCTTCTTTCACGCGGTAGACCAGTACCGCGACATGGGCCAGCGAAAGCACCTTGGCCGTGACGCTGCCCAGAAGCAGCCGCGACAGGCCGCTACGCCCGTGGCTGCCGATGAAGATCAGGTCGCAGCCGCAATCGGTGGCGGCCTGGACGATGCCTTCGGCCACATTGAAATTGGAAACGGCGCGCGAAATCGCCTTCACGTTGGCGGTCTCGGCCCGGTCCATGACGTGCTTCAGATAGCGCTTGGACTGTTCGGCCGACGCCTTTTCGTAGTCTTCGTCCGTGATGGCATAGGCCGCGGCCATGCCGTCGAAACCGATGGTCGCCGCGAAAGGCTGCGTGACGTGCAGCGCGACGACCTCGGCGCCCGTCGAACGGGCGAAGCACACCCCCGCATTCGCCGCCTGCGCGGACAGCGGGGACCCGTCGGTGGGAATGAGGATCTTCTTGAACATGGCCTTTCTCCTTACGGGGTATTGGTGTCCCCATCCTACCGGAAAAGCCGCAACTGCAGCGCATCGGAACGGGATGCCACCCTCTACCCTTGAGCGCCCATTTGCTGGGCCGCCATAAACAGGTTCGTGCAGCGCGTACCCGTCCGGCAGTACGCCAGCACCGGCGCCGGCAGGCTCTGCAGCAGCTTGCTGAAACGCACGACGTCGTCGGCCGTCATGCCGCCGCTGACGACGGGCTGATACTCCACTTTCAAACCGGCGTTCAGGGCCGCTTCCGACACCTGCGCCGCGGTGGGCTGGTCCGGACCGCCCTCGTAATCCGGGCGGTTGATGATGACGCTCTTGAAACCCGCGGCGGCCACCGCCGCCATATCGTCGGGCGACAGCTGCGGCGCGACGGCGAAGGTTTCGGTGAGTCGATTGATGGGAACGGACATGGCTTTCCTCGATTGATCGGCCGCTCGGCGGGACGGACCCGGGCGCGGCAAGACGGTAAACGGAGGTCTCCAGTATAGGTCCCGGCGGGGAAGCGATGACGTGGACAGGGCCGGGGAACCGATGATCAGGCGCGCCCGGCCCCGTCGCCCGTCAGCTCGCGCAGCAGCCGCCACGCCGCCGCGTTGTCCACCATGCTCACCGAGAACCGCATGCAGGTGGACGGCGCCTGGGTGGGCGAGAACAACGTCCCGGGCGCCAGCAGCATGTTGCGTTCGGCCGCGGCCCGCGCCAGGCCTTCGGTATCGCGGCCGCAATCGGTCCACACGAACATGCCGGCGTGCGGCATGCTGGGAATGCGGAAGCCCAGATCGAGCAGTTGCCGGATGCAGCGTTCGCGCGCCGCGTCCACTCTTGCGCGCACCCGCTCGACGTGCCGGCGATACTGCCCTTCGGCCAGAATGCGGTGGATGACGCGCTCGCCCAGTTCCGGCGAGGTCAGCCCGGCCAGCATCTTGAGTTCCGCCAGCCGTTGGACCAGGGCCGGCGAGGCCGCCAGATAGCCCACACGCAGGCTGGGCGCGAGCATCTTTGAGAAACCGCCCACCAGGATCACCCGCTCCAGGCGGTCGAGCACCGACAGGCGCATGGCGTTGCCGGGATGCAATTCGGAATACGTGTCGTCTTCCACCAGCATGAAGTCGTGCCGCTCGGCGATGCGAAGGATGTCGTAGGCCGCGCCGGCCGACAGCGTGTGGCCGGTGGGGTTGTGGACCACGCTGTTCATGATGAAGAGCTTGGGGCGATGCTGCGCGGCCAGTTGCTCCAGAACCGCCACGTCGGGGCCGTCCGGCGTGCGAGGCACGCCGATCACCCGCGCTCCCACCGCCGCCAGCCGGCCGAAAATCACGAACCACGCGGGATCCTCGACCAGCACGGTGTCGCCCGGACCGACCAGCAGGCGCGCCACCAGGTCCAGGCCGTGGGTGACGCCCGCAGTTGTCAACAGATTGCGTTCGGGGTGCGCCGGGACGCCCAGTCCCTGCAACAGCGCCGAGATCTGCTGGCGCAGCGGCGGATAGCCTTGCGGCTGCCCATACGAAAGGAAGTTGCCGCGCACCGTTCGCCCCACGGCGCGCACGGCGGCGGCAATCATGTCGGCGTCCAGCCACTCGGCGGGCAACAGTCCCGCGCCGCCCGGCATGCCGGGCGCGGTCGACTCCCGGAACATATTGCGCAACAGCCAGGCGATATCGATGCGGGCG
The sequence above is a segment of the Bordetella genomosp. 9 genome. Coding sequences within it:
- a CDS encoding TIGR01244 family sulfur transferase translates to MSVPINRLTETFAVAPQLSPDDMAAVAAAGFKSVIINRPDYEGGPDQPTAAQVSEAALNAGLKVEYQPVVSGGMTADDVVRFSKLLQSLPAPVLAYCRTGTRCTNLFMAAQQMGAQG
- a CDS encoding universal stress protein, with the protein product MFKKILIPTDGSPLSAQAANAGVCFARSTGAEVVALHVTQPFAATIGFDGMAAAYAITDEDYEKASAEQSKRYLKHVMDRAETANVKAISRAVSNFNVAEGIVQAATDCGCDLIFIGSHGRSGLSRLLLGSVTAKVLSLAHVAVLVYRVKEEK
- a CDS encoding aminotransferase-like domain-containing protein; protein product: MTLSATKPAYGWRPVRGNDVTLADQLADDLARRIKDEGLRPGSRLPSIRAMAEQAGVSRFTVVEAYDRLTASGLVQSRRGAGFFVAPRGTARPTAQAARSEAALDQPARIDIAWLLRNMFRESTAPGMPGGAGLLPAEWLDADMIAAAVRAVGRTVRGNFLSYGQPQGYPPLRQQISALLQGLGVPAHPERNLLTTAGVTHGLDLVARLLVGPGDTVLVEDPAWFVIFGRLAAVGARVIGVPRTPDGPDVAVLEQLAAQHRPKLFIMNSVVHNPTGHTLSAGAAYDILRIAERHDFMLVEDDTYSELHPGNAMRLSVLDRLERVILVGGFSKMLAPSLRVGYLAASPALVQRLAELKMLAGLTSPELGERVIHRILAEGQYRRHVERVRARVDAARERCIRQLLDLGFRIPSMPHAGMFVWTDCGRDTEGLARAAAERNMLLAPGTLFSPTQAPSTCMRFSVSMVDNAAAWRLLRELTGDGAGRA